From a region of the Sulfuriferula plumbiphila genome:
- a CDS encoding class I SAM-dependent methyltransferase, translating into MNTPRPAPVHAPHIPLTDYYQTEQDRQAYLRQIFDNTAADYDRIESMLAWGSGSRYRRQALIRGGLKTGMKVLDIGVGTGLVAAQASILTGDPALVTGVDPSPGMLAASKLPKTMALMEGRAESLPFPDNHFDFLSMGYALRHISDLGIAFAEFERVLKPGGRLCILEITQAQSRFGQWLLKSYMRGVIPLLARFVSRQKDTATIWRYYWDSIEACVPPEQVVATLSAAGLTQVRRHLEVGVFSEYQAIKADRVQPG; encoded by the coding sequence ATGAATACCCCCCGACCCGCCCCGGTGCATGCACCGCACATCCCGCTGACCGATTACTACCAGACCGAGCAGGACCGGCAAGCCTATTTACGCCAGATTTTTGACAATACCGCAGCGGATTACGACCGTATCGAGTCGATGCTGGCGTGGGGTTCCGGTTCCCGCTACCGGCGCCAGGCGCTGATTCGCGGTGGTTTGAAAACGGGCATGAAGGTACTGGACATCGGCGTGGGCACCGGTCTGGTCGCAGCGCAGGCCAGCATCCTGACCGGCGACCCGGCCCTGGTCACTGGCGTCGATCCCAGCCCAGGCATGCTGGCTGCCAGCAAGCTGCCCAAGACCATGGCGTTGATGGAAGGCCGGGCCGAATCCCTGCCTTTTCCCGACAATCATTTTGATTTTCTGAGCATGGGCTATGCACTGCGCCATATCAGCGATCTGGGCATAGCATTTGCGGAGTTTGAACGGGTACTGAAGCCCGGTGGCCGTCTATGCATACTCGAAATCACTCAGGCGCAAAGCCGTTTCGGGCAATGGCTGCTCAAAAGCTACATGCGCGGCGTGATTCCGCTGCTGGCGCGATTCGTTTCCAGGCAAAAGGATACCGCGACGATCTGGCGCTATTACTGGGATAGCATCGAAGCCTGCGTCCCCCCCGAACAAGTTGTGGCCACACTAAGCGCGGCAGGGCTGACCCAGGTTAGGCGCCATCTGGAAGTCGGCGTGTTTTCCGAATATCAAGCGATCAAGGCCGATCGCGTCCAGCCTGGCTGA
- the fabG gene encoding 3-oxoacyl-ACP reductase FabG yields the protein MKNALVTGGSGAIGAAICHRLAADGCHVYIHANHGLQAAQTLADAICAGGGSAQVLAFDVTDSTTVTDVLTPLVEHQPIQILVNNAGIHDDAVFPGMHAEQWHRVIDVSVNGFFNVTQPLLMPMIRSRWGRIINVSSIAALTGNAGQVNYSAAKGALNSATKSLAREVASRGITVNAVAPGIIDTPMSESAFDAQDIARMVPMKRAGTPGEVADLIGFLASTQAAYITAQIISINGGMI from the coding sequence ATGAAAAATGCCCTGGTTACCGGCGGCAGCGGCGCCATAGGCGCGGCCATCTGTCACCGTCTCGCTGCCGATGGCTGCCATGTCTACATTCATGCCAATCATGGACTACAAGCCGCGCAGACGCTGGCCGATGCCATTTGTGCAGGCGGTGGCAGTGCACAGGTGCTGGCATTTGATGTGACTGACAGCACCACGGTCACCGATGTGTTGACCCCCCTCGTCGAACACCAGCCGATCCAGATTCTGGTCAACAATGCCGGCATCCATGACGACGCCGTGTTCCCCGGCATGCATGCCGAGCAGTGGCACCGGGTGATCGACGTCTCCGTCAACGGTTTTTTCAACGTCACCCAGCCGCTGCTGATGCCGATGATCCGCAGCCGCTGGGGGCGCATCATCAATGTGTCTTCCATTGCCGCGCTGACCGGCAATGCAGGCCAGGTCAATTATTCCGCCGCCAAGGGGGCGCTGAATTCGGCGACCAAATCGCTGGCACGGGAAGTCGCCAGCCGCGGCATCACCGTCAACGCGGTGGCGCCCGGCATTATCGACACCCCGATGAGCGAATCCGCGTTCGACGCCCAGGACATCGCGCGCATGGTGCCGATGAAGCGCGCCGGTACCCCCGGCGAAGTTGCCGACCTGATCGGGTTTCTCGCCTCCACCCAGGCGGCCTATATCACCGCGCAGATTATCTCCATCAACGGCGGCATGATTTAA
- a CDS encoding hotdog family protein, translated as MLNQTGLDHAWIARHIPHQGSMCLLDYVEVWDQQRIRCRASSHRAADNPLRAHGRLGAACGIEYAAQAMAVHGALLAPPDSTGARVGYLVSVRGTQLYVPRLDDIAVDLLVEASCITRSENNILYQFSISAADRLLLDGRAAVVLNADALTPTSGDAP; from the coding sequence GTGCTGAATCAAACCGGACTGGACCACGCCTGGATTGCCCGTCACATCCCGCATCAGGGCAGCATGTGTCTGCTGGATTACGTTGAAGTATGGGATCAGCAGCGCATCCGGTGTCGCGCCAGCAGCCACCGCGCTGCCGACAACCCGTTGCGCGCTCACGGCCGGCTTGGTGCCGCCTGCGGTATCGAATACGCGGCACAGGCCATGGCCGTGCACGGTGCCTTGCTGGCACCGCCAGACAGCACCGGCGCACGGGTCGGCTATCTGGTCAGCGTGCGCGGTACACAGCTATACGTGCCACGACTGGACGACATCGCCGTCGATCTGCTGGTGGAAGCCAGCTGCATCACGCGCAGCGAAAACAATATTCTTTATCAGTTCAGCATCAGCGCAGCGGATCGCCTGCTGCTGGATGGCCGCGCCGCAGTCGTGCTCAATGCTGACGCACTCACACCCACTTCAGGAGACGCACCATGA
- a CDS encoding beta-ketoacyl synthase chain length factor, with translation MILTAYIEGIGLLGPGLTDWPSSQAVLSGQQPYQPHQTILPPPALLPAAERRRSGAIVKLTLAAGLQAIAAAGLDAASLPSVFSSSGGDGENCHTICEMLASDDRQISPTRFHNSVHNAAAGYWSIATGAMTTSSVLSAFDASFGAGLLEALTQVAVDNTRSVLLACDTAYPEPLYSARPIPDAFGIALVLAPQRSAHALAQISVSLTDASADRLDDAALESLRIAIPAARGLPLLRSLALRQDQHVVLDYLDGTRLAVAIALC, from the coding sequence ATGATACTCACCGCTTACATCGAAGGCATCGGCTTGCTCGGCCCCGGTTTGACCGACTGGCCAAGCAGTCAGGCCGTGCTTAGCGGCCAGCAGCCCTATCAGCCGCACCAGACCATCCTGCCCCCCCCCGCTTTGCTGCCAGCGGCAGAACGCCGGCGCAGCGGCGCAATAGTCAAACTCACCCTGGCGGCAGGGCTGCAAGCCATTGCTGCAGCCGGCCTCGATGCGGCCAGCCTGCCCAGCGTGTTTTCTTCGTCTGGCGGCGATGGGGAAAACTGCCATACCATCTGCGAAATGCTTGCCTCGGATGACCGGCAAATCTCCCCGACCCGTTTCCATAATTCAGTGCATAACGCTGCTGCCGGGTATTGGAGCATCGCCACCGGTGCGATGACCACCTCATCGGTATTGAGTGCGTTTGACGCCAGCTTCGGCGCGGGACTGCTGGAAGCGCTCACCCAGGTCGCGGTGGATAACACCCGCAGCGTTTTGCTGGCGTGCGACACCGCTTACCCGGAGCCGCTATACAGCGCCCGCCCCATTCCTGATGCGTTTGGCATTGCACTGGTGCTGGCCCCGCAACGCAGCGCACATGCATTGGCGCAAATCAGCGTCAGCCTGACTGACGCCAGCGCAGACCGGCTCGACGACGCCGCACTCGAAAGCCTGCGCATCGCCATTCCCGCCGCGCGTGGGCTGCCGCTGTTACGCAGTCTCGCGCTGCGGCAAGACCAGCACGTGGTGCTGGATTACCTCGATGGCACGCGCCTCGCCGTGGCAATCGCGCTGTGCTGA
- a CDS encoding beta-ketoacyl-[acyl-carrier-protein] synthase family protein has translation MNPLWLSHFTATSNIGRGLDQTQAALRQRRAGLVPCAFDTVDLVTFIGEVAGVDAVQLPARLADFDCRNNRLALLGLMQDGFAEAVRAAIAKYGAQRIGVFLGTSTSGILQTELAYRQRDPVSGAFPAGFIYGTTHNTFSVADFTRHYFGLSGPAVVVSSACSSSAKVFASARRMMAAGLIDAAVVGGVDSLCLTTLYGFNSLGLISEQACRPFDAQRNGISIGEAAAFALLERTPEHLDADAVLLLGIGESSDAYHMSSPHPDGLGARMAMQDALKMAGLKSAEIDYINLHGTATQSNDAAEGKAVAAVFGSGTPCSSTKGATGHTLGAAGGVEAVICALVLQHGLLPAGLNTRQLDPALALDYLLDNREQPVMRVLSNSFGFGGTNCSLIFGRADNS, from the coding sequence TTGAACCCGCTCTGGCTCTCCCATTTCACCGCGACCAGCAACATCGGTCGCGGCCTCGACCAGACCCAGGCCGCGCTGCGCCAGCGTCGCGCCGGGCTGGTGCCGTGCGCGTTTGATACGGTGGATCTGGTGACGTTCATTGGCGAGGTGGCAGGGGTGGATGCGGTGCAGCTTCCCGCGCGCCTGGCCGATTTTGATTGCCGCAACAACCGGCTCGCGTTGCTGGGATTGATGCAGGACGGCTTTGCCGAAGCGGTGCGCGCTGCCATCGCAAAATACGGTGCGCAGCGCATTGGCGTGTTTCTCGGCACCAGCACTTCCGGCATTCTGCAAACCGAGCTGGCCTACCGGCAACGCGACCCGGTGAGCGGCGCATTCCCAGCCGGTTTTATTTATGGCACCACGCACAATACTTTTTCCGTCGCGGATTTCACGCGCCATTATTTTGGCCTGAGCGGTCCGGCGGTCGTGGTGTCATCGGCGTGTTCGTCCAGCGCCAAGGTATTTGCTTCGGCGCGACGCATGATGGCGGCGGGACTGATAGACGCGGCCGTGGTGGGAGGCGTGGATTCGCTGTGTCTGACGACGCTGTATGGCTTCAACTCGCTCGGCCTGATTTCTGAACAGGCATGCCGCCCATTCGATGCACAACGCAACGGCATCTCGATTGGTGAAGCGGCTGCCTTCGCGCTGCTGGAGCGCACCCCGGAACACCTGGATGCCGATGCTGTGCTGCTGCTCGGGATAGGCGAGTCCAGCGATGCCTATCACATGTCATCGCCGCATCCGGATGGCCTGGGTGCGCGCATGGCGATGCAGGATGCGCTGAAAATGGCAGGTTTGAAGTCAGCTGAAATTGACTATATCAACCTGCACGGCACCGCTACCCAAAGCAACGATGCAGCGGAGGGAAAGGCAGTTGCTGCCGTATTCGGCTCGGGCACGCCATGCAGCTCCACCAAAGGTGCGACCGGCCACACCCTGGGTGCAGCCGGTGGCGTGGAGGCGGTGATTTGCGCGCTGGTGCTGCAACACGGCTTGCTGCCCGCCGGGCTGAACACCCGGCAACTCGACCCGGCGCTGGCTCTCGATTATCTGCTGGATAATCGAGAGCAGCCGGTGATGCGCGTGCTCAGCAACTCGTTTGGATTCGGCGGCACCAATTGCAGCCTGATTTTTGGACGGGCGGACAATTCATGA
- a CDS encoding phosphatase PAP2 family protein, whose translation MNENSQQTPWYRQAAAVIPRHGYLKSIGTTLFISLFFGAYLYLLKDPAYPTTVMPITLLDRLIGFQPQALPLYISLWVYVSLPPALLSTRRELYGYGMAMAGTCLAGLLIFYFWPTAVPAANIDWARYPGVDFLKNMDASGNACPSLHVTTAVFSGIWLHHLLRRFGAPLWILISNWMWCIGIIYSTLATRQHVAVDVLAGLVLGVLAAYLSLRFRMDADVIGKLQHPSI comes from the coding sequence TTGAACGAAAATAGTCAGCAGACGCCATGGTACCGTCAGGCTGCAGCGGTAATACCCAGGCATGGGTATCTCAAAAGTATCGGAACGACGCTTTTCATCAGCCTGTTTTTCGGTGCTTACCTCTATTTGCTCAAAGACCCGGCATACCCGACAACGGTGATGCCCATCACCCTGCTGGACCGCCTGATCGGCTTCCAGCCTCAGGCCTTGCCCCTGTATATATCACTGTGGGTCTATGTTTCCCTGCCCCCGGCATTACTTTCGACGCGGCGCGAGCTGTATGGCTATGGCATGGCCATGGCCGGGACATGCCTCGCAGGGCTGCTCATCTTCTACTTCTGGCCTACGGCAGTACCCGCAGCCAATATCGACTGGGCCCGCTATCCCGGTGTGGATTTCCTTAAAAACATGGATGCCTCGGGCAATGCCTGCCCTTCGCTTCATGTCACCACCGCCGTTTTTTCGGGTATCTGGTTACATCACTTGCTGCGCCGTTTTGGCGCGCCGCTGTGGATACTCATCTCCAATTGGATGTGGTGTATCGGCATCATCTATTCCACACTGGCCACCCGCCAGCATGTGGCGGTGGATGTGTTGGCCGGTCTGGTGCTGGGGGTTCTGGCTGCCTATCTGTCATTGCGATTTCGCATGGACGCGGACGTAATCGGTAAACTCCAGCACCCGTCCATTTGA